A genomic window from Nymphaea colorata isolate Beijing-Zhang1983 unplaced genomic scaffold, ASM883128v2 scaffold0776, whole genome shotgun sequence includes:
- the LOC116245617 gene encoding LOW QUALITY PROTEIN: uncharacterized protein LOC116245617 (The sequence of the model RefSeq protein was modified relative to this genomic sequence to represent the inferred CDS: substituted 1 base at 1 genomic stop codon): MSVESWYESALACKPITESSVRALCNLVKGVLAXESNIVSVDSPVNIAGDIHGQFYDVKNLIAKGGGLPDNKFIFIGDFVDRGYNSVETITLLFCLKVKYPDRVYLLRGNHESRNITMMYGFLDEINKKYGNSNCWKYFYETFDFLPLGAIVNGNILCVHGGLSPDLPTIDQMRLLDRKQEIPNEGPLADLMWSDPENIEAWRRNSRGAGWIFGHKVVDHFNLLNDLSLIVRAHQLVQEGYIYWFNEQLVTLWSAPNYCYRMNNKAALLHLDENANRNFIIFETVPESSQSKNYRTLMPYFL; encoded by the coding sequence ATGAGCGTTGAGTCCTGGTATGAGTCCGCTTTGGCCTGCAAGCCTATCACCGAATCATCTGTGCGTGCCCTCTGCAACTTGGTGAAGGGCGTCTTGGCGTAAGAATCAAACATCGTGAGCGTGGACTCTCCGGTGAACATTGCGGGGGACATCCACGGTCAATTCTACGACGTGAAGAACCTGATCGCGAAGGGGGGCGGTCTGCCGGACAACAAGTTCATCTTCATCGGCGATTTCGTGGACCGCGGCTACAACTCCGTCGAGACCATCACCCTCCTCTTCTGCCTCAAGGTCAAATACCCCGACCGCGTCTACCTGCTCCGCGGCAACCACGAGTCCCGCAACATCACCATGATGTACGGCTTCCTCgatgaaatcaacaaaaaatacgGCAACTCCAATTGCTGGAAGTACTTCTACGAGACCTTTGACTTTTTACCACTCGGGGCCATAGTCAATGGAAACATACTCTGCGTCCACGGAGGACTCTCGCCCGACCTGCCCACGATCGACCAGATGAGACTGCTCGACAGGAAGCAGGAGATCCCGAACGAGGGTCCTTTGGCGGACCTGATGTGGTCTGACCCTGAGAACATCGAGGCGTGGCGTCGAAACTCGCGCGGAGCTGGGTGGATTTTCGGTCACAAGGTGGTGGACCACTTCAACTTGCTCAACGACCTTTCGCTGATCGTGAGGGCGCACCAGTTGGTGCAGGAGGGGTACATATACTGGTTCAACGAGCAGTTGGTGACTCTGTGGTCGGCGCCCAACTACTGCTACCGCATGAACAACAAGGCCGCCCTGCTGCACCTCGACGAGAACGCCAATCGAAACTTCATCATCTTCGAGACTGTCCCCGAGAGTTCCCAGAGCAAGAACTACAGAACCCTTATGCCCTATTTCCTGTGA
- the LOC116245618 gene encoding probable protein phosphatase 2C 11 encodes MEEIKMPEAARAFAAGERSPIKGVDDVGVHEIYGTTRNYNEDRVSITLNIKKNGKKSQFFAVYDGHGGSNCCDFLKDTLHEILISHKDFPYDPKKALHDSIMSMEVIDIAWRAMRREGNIHEQAGRGVDAVIREAMRRKSADNLTAILVGLADFR; translated from the exons ATGGAAGAAATCAAAATGCCTGAAGCTGCGAGAGCTTTCGCGGCCGGTGAACGCTCCCCTATCAAAGGCGTAGACGATGTTGGAGTTCATGAAATCTACG GAACTACTCGAAATTACAACGAGGATAGGGTGAGCATCACCCTCAATATCAAAAAAAACGGAAAGAAATCTCAATTCTTTGCAGTTTACGATGGTCACGGAGGAAGTAACTGTTGCGACTTCCTCAAGGATACCCTTCATGAGATATTGATCAGTCATAAGGACTTTCCATACGACCCAAAAAAGGCCCTCCACGATTCTATCATG TCGATGGAGGTGATTGATATCGCTTGGCGAGCCATGCGCAGAGAGGGGAATATCCACGAGCAGGCGGGTAGGGGAGTGGACGCGGTCATCAGAGAAGCGATGCGGAGAAAATCAGCGGATAACCTAACCGCCATCCTGGTCGGTCTGGCCGATTTTAGGTAG
- the LOC116245616 gene encoding probable aspartyl aminopeptidase gives MKPVLDSKAIKDILDKHLHNEGKIFSKHNEGIVRLISSEIGVKSEKIIDFDLSFADSNPAQLTENPGSFINIAALFDHEECGSESAQGAGSNIVIQSLYRIYKLLATADAPVDGFERTIQRSFLISADMAHAVHPNYSEKHQSAHSVGINQGIVAKINYNQRYATDLVSGSLLKILAEKEHVPLQEFVVRNDSPCGTTIGPIVSSKTGIKTVDVGAPMWGMHSIRETGGVLDGAYYQDLFVSFYKNFEKINHDLLEQ, from the exons ATGAAGCCAGTGCTTGACTCAAAGGCGATTAAGGACATTCTGGATAAGCATCTCCACAACGAAGGAAAGATCTTCAGCAAGCATAACGAAGGTATTGTCCGCCTCATCTCCAGCGAAATCGGTGTCAAGAGTGAAAAGATCATCGATTTCGATCTGAGCTTCGCCGACAGCAACCCCGCTCAACTT ACAGAAAATCCCGGCAGTTTTATCAACATCGCTGCTCTTTTCGACCACGAGGAGTGCGGTTCTGAGTCAGCGCAGGGTGCAGGTTCCAACATCGTGATCCAATCCCTCTACCGCATCTACAAACTGCTAGCTACTGCTGATGCTCCAGTAGACGGGTTCGAGCGCACCATCCAGCGTTCCTTCCTCATCTCTGCCGATATGGCCCACGCGGTGCACCCCAACTATTCCGAGAAGCATCAGTCCGCCCATTCCGTCGGCATCAACCAGGGCATAGTCGCCAAGATCAACTACAATCAAAGATACGCGACCGATTTGGTCTCAGGATCCCTCCTCAAGATACTGGCTGAGAAAGAGCATGTCCCTCTTCAAGAATTCGTGGTAAGGAACGATTCCCCTTGCGGAACCACCATCGGTCCCATCGTCTCCAGCAAGACTGGAATCAAGACCGTGGACGTGGGTGCACCGATGTGGGGCATGCATTCCATCCGTGAAACCGGAGGAGTGTTGGATGGAGCATACTACCAGGACCTGTTTGTCAGTTTCTACAAGAACTTCGAGAAGATCAACCATGATTTGCTCGAACAGTGA